DNA sequence from the Chloroflexota bacterium genome:
ATTTGGCCGCCCCGGAGGAGATACCCGCTCGCAGGCGTCCCTGGATGCGTCCCCCGCGGCCCACGCCCACGCCCTGGCCTACGCCGACTCCTTTCCCTTCGCCCACGCCGACCCCCATCCCCGTGACGCCGACGCCGACCCCAACGCCTGTGCCCACTCCGGAGGCATGGATGCGGGATCTGGTCGAGCAGAACGGCTTTGACCCCAACGATCGCTTCATCATCGTGGATCAGGATCGCCAGCGCATGATCGTGGCGGAGGGTGGCGTCATCGTGGCGGATATGCCGATCAGCACGGGCGATCCGGATCGGAACTACCACACGCCCGCCTGGGTGGGACGAGTGGGCGAGTACTGGGGGACCTTCTCGGCCTTCGGTGTCAGCGCCGATCATGCGTGGTACCTGTTCAAAGCGGCCGGGAGCATCCTGATCCATGGCGCTCCCTACGTGATCGAGGACGGCGAGAAGCGATACAAGGAGATGTACGCCCTGGGCGCGTATCCGGCCAGCCGAGGATGTATTCGCCTTCGGCCGGAGGACGCCGAGTGGTTTACCCAGTGGGGGCCTTACGGCGTGCCCATCATCATCCTGCCGTGGACGTTGCCCCCCGCGGAGGGATAGCGAAGACCAGACAAGAGGCGGCGGCGCTCGCAAGGGCGCACCGCCTTTTTCTGATTCGAGGGGAGGGGAGCCGGGATGTCCGTCGTGGTCGTGGGGCTCGCTCTGGCGCTGGTGTTGGCTGGCGTCCTGATATTGTGGGCTGCCCGACACGTCCGCCAGGCGACAGGGTTGCCGGTGGGGCGCGTCATCTATGCCGATACCAGCGCCTGGCGACGGGCGGAGGAGCCGATCCTCAGCCGGCGCTGGGGGTTGGTCGGCCGGCCGGATTACCTGGTGGCTCACGGGCGTGAAGTCATCCCGGTGGAGGTGAAGTCCGGGCGGCGTCCCAACCGGCCGTACGAGTCGCATCTGTTGCAGTTGGCCGCTTACTGCCTGCTGGTCGAGGAGCAGACCGGGCGCAGGCCCTCCCATGGCCTGTTGTGCTATGATGACGCCGTCGTGGAGGTGCCCTTCGACCACGCGCTGCGCCAGGCCGTGCTCGACACACTGTCCAACATGCGACGAGCCCTGCAGCACGGCGAGGCGTCGCGATCGCATAAGGACCCGGCCCGTTGCTGGGCCTGCGGCGTACGCCACGCGTGCGATCAGCGGCTGGAGGGGTGAGGCATCGTCTCTGTGGCGTTGGATGGGGGTGGTGTATTTTTCGATGGTAATATGGCGGGGAGCTTTGGGGAGCGCAGCTCCTCAAAGGAAGCTTCCCCGATCACCTGGAAGGGCGCTGCTTCACGCCACGGGGTTTTTGTGTTACAATGAGGGCACCTGAGGGCGCGCTGGGTCTGTCGCCCGGGAGGGACGATGGTTAGATCGTATTCGTTATCGGCAGGGATCATCCAATCCATACCCTCGCCCCGGCATTCATCGGCTGCCACGGGCACCATGGGGGGGCTCCCCCCCGTGACCTCTTGTGTCCTCGTCTGATATGGCCGGTTAGGGGCCGCGCGACCTCTGTGCGGCTCCGCTCCTCCGGTGTACCTGTGCATCTTCCCGTTTCTTCCGTTCGAAAAGATGACTACACGATCACAGCCCGCTCGCTGGGCGTCTGTGATTTCTTGAGAACGTTCGTGTAAGCCTGTGTGTGAGGAGATGAATCATGCCTGAGAAGATCCTGGTTTGTGTGGCGTGGCCTTACTGTAATGGCGATCTGCATATCGGTCATATCGCCGGCGCTTATCTGCCGCCGGATATCTTCGCCCGTTATCATCGCCTGAAGGGGAATGAGGCGCTCATGG
Encoded proteins:
- a CDS encoding L,D-transpeptidase; its protein translation is MSKRHIRIILRVALGAILVVVSWWTMGLFHVHDLAAPEEIPARRRPWMRPPRPTPTPWPTPTPFPSPTPTPIPVTPTPTPTPVPTPEAWMRDLVEQNGFDPNDRFIIVDQDRQRMIVAEGGVIVADMPISTGDPDRNYHTPAWVGRVGEYWGTFSAFGVSADHAWYLFKAAGSILIHGAPYVIEDGEKRYKEMYALGAYPASRGCIRLRPEDAEWFTQWGPYGVPIIILPWTLPPAEG
- the cas4 gene encoding CRISPR-associated protein Cas4, which codes for MSVVVVGLALALVLAGVLILWAARHVRQATGLPVGRVIYADTSAWRRAEEPILSRRWGLVGRPDYLVAHGREVIPVEVKSGRRPNRPYESHLLQLAAYCLLVEEQTGRRPSHGLLCYDDAVVEVPFDHALRQAVLDTLSNMRRALQHGEASRSHKDPARCWACGVRHACDQRLEG